One Buchnera aphidicola (Anoecia corni) genomic region harbors:
- the nuoE gene encoding NADH-quinone oxidoreductase subunit NuoE, translating into MKINKIKQNTIIFQQFQLSEIEIKEIEKEKKKYKTNKAVSIEALKIVQKYRGWISTNSIHAISKILNISSNEIEEVATFYSQIFRKPVGNYIIRYCDSIVCYINNVQKIKSCLEEILKIKSGETTKNKRFTLLPTCCLGFCDKSPVISINSYYYPQVTVESIIFILEQYS; encoded by the coding sequence ATGAAAATAAATAAAATAAAACAAAATACTATTATTTTTCAACAATTTCAGTTAAGTGAAATTGAAATAAAAGAAATAGAAAAAGAAAAAAAAAAATATAAAACAAATAAAGCTGTGTCTATTGAAGCCCTTAAAATAGTGCAAAAGTATAGAGGATGGATTTCTACTAATTCTATACATGCTATATCAAAAATATTAAATATTTCTAGCAATGAAATTGAAGAGGTTGCTACATTCTATAGTCAGATATTTAGAAAACCAGTTGGAAACTATATAATTCGTTACTGTGATAGTATTGTCTGTTATATAAACAATGTCCAAAAAATAAAATCCTGTTTAGAAGAAATCCTCAAAATAAAATCAGGGGAAACTACTAAAAATAAAAGATTTACTTTATTACCTACTTGCTGTTTAGGTTTTTGCGACAAAAGTCCTGTTATTTCTATAAACTCATATTATTATCCACAAGTTACAGTAGAATCTATTATATTTATTTTGGAACAGTATTCATGA
- the nuoC gene encoding NADH-quinone oxidoreductase subunit C/D yields MINKKLLPKNNKPNIYNSYDKNTNDTIQKLFIKFDEKNFFFQPTKIGYPVLWIKKKIILDVTSFLKNMSKPYSMLYDLHGVDERSRVFKKHIPNSDFSVFYHLLSIERNCDIILKVPLLNHDLKIPTITNLFKNANWYERETYEMFGIFFENHPNLTNILMPRNWKGHPLRKDYPARATELHPYYLTKEKEISEMEALSFKPEKWGMKKSKKNSDFMFLNFGPNHPSSHGAFRIILQLDGEKIVDCVPDIGYHHRGAEKMAERQTWHSYIPYTDRIEYLGGCVNEMPYILAVEKLANIVVPERVKVIRIMLSELFRINSHLLYISTFIQDIGAMSPVFFAFTDRQKIYNLIEFITGARMHPAWFRIGGVAQDLPKGWDKLLKIIIDWIPNRLKKYVDISLKNSILISRSKGIATYSKEEALSWGVTGAGLRATGINFDIRKYRPYSGYENFEFEIPIGNNISDSYSRVMLKVEEIYQSISILKQCLNNMPEGDFKANHPLTTPPIKDNVLNHIESMITHFLQVSWGPVLKNNESFQMIEATKGINSYYLISDGGTMSYRTRIRTPSFPHLQQIPSVISGSLISDLVVYLGSIDFVMSDVDR; encoded by the coding sequence ATGATAAATAAAAAATTATTACCAAAAAATAATAAACCAAATATCTATAATTCTTATGATAAAAATACTAATGATACTATTCAAAAATTATTTATTAAATTTGACGAAAAAAACTTTTTTTTTCAACCTACTAAAATAGGTTATCCTGTTCTTTGGATAAAAAAAAAAATAATTCTAGATGTTACTAGTTTTTTAAAAAATATGTCTAAACCGTATTCTATGTTGTACGACTTACATGGAGTAGATGAACGATCACGTGTTTTTAAAAAACATATTCCAAATTCTGATTTTTCTGTTTTTTATCATCTATTATCTATCGAAAGAAACTGCGATATAATATTAAAAGTACCTCTTTTAAATCACGATCTAAAAATTCCTACTATTACTAATTTATTTAAAAATGCAAACTGGTATGAAAGAGAAACCTATGAAATGTTTGGAATTTTTTTTGAAAACCATCCTAATTTAACAAATATTTTAATGCCGAGAAATTGGAAAGGACATCCTCTGCGAAAAGACTATCCTGCTAGAGCAACTGAACTCCATCCATACTATTTAACAAAAGAAAAAGAAATTTCTGAAATGGAAGCATTATCCTTTAAACCAGAAAAATGGGGAATGAAAAAATCTAAAAAAAACTCTGATTTCATGTTTCTAAATTTTGGTCCTAACCATCCATCTTCTCACGGAGCTTTCAGGATAATACTTCAACTAGACGGAGAAAAAATTGTTGATTGCGTTCCTGATATAGGTTATCACCATCGAGGAGCTGAAAAAATGGCTGAAAGACAAACTTGGCATTCCTATATTCCCTATACAGATAGAATAGAATACTTAGGTGGATGTGTTAACGAAATGCCATACATTTTAGCAGTTGAGAAATTAGCTAATATAGTAGTTCCTGAAAGAGTTAAAGTTATTAGAATAATGCTATCGGAATTATTTAGAATCAATAGTCATCTTCTATATATTTCTACATTTATTCAGGATATAGGAGCTATGAGTCCGGTTTTTTTTGCTTTTACTGATAGACAAAAAATTTATAATTTAATTGAATTTATTACCGGAGCTAGAATGCATCCAGCATGGTTTCGAATTGGAGGTGTTGCTCAAGATTTACCAAAAGGATGGGATAAATTATTAAAAATAATAATAGATTGGATACCTAATCGATTAAAAAAATATGTTGATATCTCATTAAAAAACAGTATTTTAATATCACGTTCAAAAGGCATTGCGACATACTCTAAAGAAGAAGCTTTATCCTGGGGAGTTACAGGAGCAGGATTGCGGGCTACAGGAATAAATTTCGATATAAGAAAATATAGACCTTATTCTGGATATGAAAACTTTGAATTTGAAATTCCAATAGGAAATAATATAAGCGATTCTTATTCAAGAGTTATGTTAAAGGTAGAAGAAATTTATCAAAGTATTTCTATACTTAAACAATGTTTAAATAATATGCCAGAAGGCGATTTTAAAGCAAATCATCCTTTAACAACTCCTCCAATTAAAGATAACGTATTGAATCATATTGAATCTATGATTACTCATTTTTTACAAGTATCCTGGGGTCCAGTTCTAAAAAACAATGAATCTTTTCAAATGATTGAAGCAACAAAAGGAATCAATAGTTACTATCTAATTAGCGATGGTGGAACTATGAGTTATCGTACTAGAATAAGAACTCCAAGCTTCCCCCACTTACAACAAATACCTTCTGTTATTTCTGGTTCTTTAATATCAGATTTAGTAGTTTATTTAGGTAGCATAGACTTTGTTATGTCAGATGTGGATCGATAA
- the nuoF gene encoding NADH-quinone oxidoreductase subunit NuoF, with translation MKKKNKKLEETHPLTWRLREDQETIFIDEYLKKNGYAGLKKAIKKLSPNEVIKKVINSELKGRGGAGFPTGMKWELMKKSNKKNTKYERFLICNADEMEPGTYKDKLLMEKNPHLLIEGIILSSYALNVPTSYIFLRGEYIESNYFLKKAIKEAMNKGFLGEKILGSDFNLNIFIHTGAGRYICGEETALINSLEGKRANPRFKPPFPANIGLWGKPTCVNNVETLCNIPAIILHGITWYKKLSKTKDHGTKMMGFSGKVNKPGVWELPFGITARELLEDYAEGMQNNLKLKAWLPGGAGTDFLTHKHLDTPIDFTNIYKAGSRLGTAISIAIDEKTNIVPLLINLEDFFSRESCGWCTPCREGLPWSLKILKKIESGLGNIEDIENLDKICTDLSPGKTFCAHAPGAVSPLKSAIKYFISDFKKYFI, from the coding sequence ATGAAAAAAAAAAACAAAAAACTAGAAGAAACTCATCCTCTAACATGGAGACTACGTGAAGACCAAGAAACTATATTCATTGATGAGTATTTAAAAAAAAATGGCTATGCAGGATTAAAAAAAGCTATAAAAAAATTATCTCCTAATGAAGTAATAAAAAAAGTTATCAATTCTGAACTAAAAGGTAGAGGAGGAGCTGGATTTCCTACAGGAATGAAATGGGAGTTAATGAAAAAATCTAATAAAAAAAATACTAAATATGAACGATTTTTAATCTGTAATGCAGACGAAATGGAACCAGGAACATACAAAGATAAACTATTAATGGAAAAAAATCCGCATTTACTAATAGAAGGTATTATTTTATCTTCTTATGCCCTAAACGTTCCAACTAGCTATATTTTTTTAAGAGGAGAATATATAGAATCTAATTATTTTTTAAAAAAAGCAATAAAAGAAGCAATGAACAAGGGTTTTTTAGGTGAAAAAATCTTAGGAAGTGATTTTAATTTAAATATATTCATTCATACTGGAGCAGGTCGTTATATTTGCGGAGAAGAAACTGCTTTAATTAATTCTTTAGAAGGAAAAAGAGCTAACCCAAGATTCAAACCTCCTTTCCCTGCAAATATTGGACTATGGGGGAAACCAACATGCGTCAATAATGTTGAAACTTTATGTAATATTCCAGCTATCATTTTACATGGAATAACATGGTATAAAAAATTATCAAAAACTAAAGATCATGGAACAAAAATGATGGGATTTTCTGGTAAAGTTAATAAACCAGGAGTATGGGAGTTACCTTTTGGAATTACTGCACGAGAACTTTTAGAAGATTATGCAGAAGGCATGCAAAATAATTTAAAATTAAAAGCATGGCTACCTGGAGGAGCTGGAACAGACTTTTTAACACACAAACATTTAGATACACCTATAGATTTTACTAATATTTATAAAGCAGGAAGTCGATTGGGTACTGCAATATCTATTGCGATTGATGAAAAAACTAATATTGTACCCTTACTTATTAATTTAGAAGATTTTTTTTCTAGAGAATCATGCGGTTGGTGTACACCATGTAGAGAAGGATTACCTTGGAGCCTAAAAATACTAAAAAAAATAGAATCAGGATTAGGGAATATAGAAGACATAGAAAATTTGGATAAAATTTGCACAGATTTAAGTCCAGGAAAAACTTTCTGTGCCCATGCTCCTGGAGCTGTGTCTCCATTAAAAAGTGCCATAAAATACTTTATTTCTGATTTTAAAAAATATTTTATTTAA